Proteins encoded within one genomic window of Gallus gallus isolate bGalGal1 chromosome 1, bGalGal1.mat.broiler.GRCg7b, whole genome shotgun sequence:
- the TMPRSS2 gene encoding transmembrane protease serine 2, translating into MTSTVNPPPYYENHGFQTENYYSARPQVGANPYPQYFSTNVPSVPTYIPRVSTHQSSIPVAPPSSSSRMCSSSIKKIVIITLSILLVICCAIAAFLIWYFVENRCLGSLIECGSSGVCISPSVWCDGVTDCPNGEDENRCVRLYGPNFILEVYSPVSQTWYPVCQDDWTDDFGKIACEDMGYNVDTYYYSQGVAAEVSFKSFMKLNTSAGNTDLYKRLQSSDYCASGNVVSLRCIECGLPTKSTAVMSRIVGGSMASLGQWPWQVSLHVQDTHVCGGSIITREWLVTAAHCVEGLFSDPYIWSVYAGILSQNEMHSRPGYRVQKIISHPNYDTDSKDNDVALMKLETPLSFTNTIRPVCLPNPGMMFQPNQQCWISGWGAEYQGGKTANDLNYVMVPLIERSTCNSVYVYDGMVLPTMVCAGYLQGGIDSCQGDSGGPLVTNKNSVWWLVGDTSWGTGCASPNRPGVYGNMTVFTDWIYKNMQANR; encoded by the exons ATGACCTCTACTGTA AATCCACCACCATACTACGAAAATCATGGCTTCCAGACAGAAAACTACTATTCTGCCAGGCCACAAGTAGGTGCTAACCCATATCCACAGTACTTTTCTACGAATGTTCCATCAGTGCCAACCTATATCCCAAGAGTTTCAACCCATCAGTCAAGCATTCCAGTAGCACCTCCATCCAGTTCGTCCAGGATGTGTTCATCAA GCATAAAGAAAATCGTAATAATTACATTATCCATTTTACTAGTCATCTGTTGTGCAATTGCTGCTTTCCTCATCTGGTATTTTG TCGAGAATCGTTGTCTCGGATCCTTAATAGAGTGTGGATCTTCGGGAGTGTGCATTTCTCCCTCAGTGTGGTGTGATGGAGTGACTGACTGCCCAAATGGGGAGGATGAAAACCGGTGTG TTAGACTTTATGGACCAAACTTCATTCTCGAAGTTTATTCGCCTGTCAGCCAAACCTGGTACCCTGTTTGTCAAGATGACTGGACTGATGATTTTGGGAAGATTGCATGTGAAGACATGGGCTACAATGT AGATACGTATTACTATAGTCAAGGAGTAGCAGCTGAAGTCTCCTTTAAAAGCTTTATGAAGCTAAACACCAGTGCGGGGAATACAGACTTGTACAAAAGGCTGCAAAGCAG TGATTACTGTGCATCAGGAAATGTGGTTTCTCTGCGCTGCATAG AGTGCGGCCTGCCCACTAAAAGCACAGCTGTCATGAGCAGGATCGTGGGTGGCAGCATGGCGTCGCTGGGGCAGTGGCCGTGGCAGGTGAGCCTCCATGTGCAGGACACCCACGTCTGTGGAGGCTCCATCATCACCCGCGAGTGGCTGGTGACGGCGGCCCACTGTGTGGAGGG gctATTTTCTGACCCGTACATCTGGTCTGTTTATGCTGGGATTCTGAGTCAGAATGAGATGCACTCAAGGCCTGGATACAGAGtgcaaaaaataatttcccatCCAAATTATGATACAGATTCTAAAGACAATGATGTCGCCCTTATGAAGTTAGAGACACCGCTGAGTTTTACTA ATACAATACGACCAGTTTGTCTGCCTAACCCGGGAATGATGTTCCAGCCTAATCAGCAGTGCTGGATATCTGGGTGGGGAGCAGAGTACCAAGGAG GTAAAACAGCAAATGACTTGAATTATGTCATGGTACCCTTAATAGAACGTTCTACATGTAATTCTGTCTATGTCTACGATGGCATGGTCTTGCCTACAATGGTCTGTGCTGGATATTTACAAGGAGGAATTGATTCTTGTCAG GGTGACAGCGGAGGTCCTCTggtaacaaacaaaaactctgtGTGGTGGTTGGTTGGAGATACCAGCTGGGGAACTGGCTGCGCTAGTCCCAATAGGCCTGGAGTTTATGGAAATATGACTGTGTTTACAGACTGGATTTATAAAAATATGCAG gccAACAGATGA